In the Cololabis saira isolate AMF1-May2022 chromosome 7, fColSai1.1, whole genome shotgun sequence genome, one interval contains:
- the zgc:110843 gene encoding CDGSH iron-sulfur domain-containing protein 1 yields MSQLSVLPMSAVHGSGFSFTKEHLLVALPVAVFAAAGGFLAGRYLSRQGCKKAQVNTSFSKDSPKVVHSFDMEDIGSKAVYCRCWKSKKFPYCDGAHTKHNEETGDNVGPLIIKKKDS; encoded by the exons ATGTCCCAACTGTCCGTCCTCCCGATGAGTGCTGTGCACGGTTCAGGTTTCAGCTTCACCAAAG AGCATCTGTTGGTGGCGTTGCCTGTGGCAGTGTTTGCAGCAGCTGGAGGTTTCCTTGCCGGCCGCTACCTGAGCAGGCAGGGCTGCAAGAAGGCTCAGGTCAACACATCATTCAGCAAAGACAGTCCCAAAGTGGTGCACAGCTTTGACATGGAGGACATTGGCTCCAAAGCCGTGTACTGCCGCTGCTGGAAGTCAAAGAAG TTCCCGTACTGCGACGGCGCCCACACCAAGCACAACGAGGAAACCGGGGACAACGTGGGACCCCTGATCATCAAAAAGAAGGATTcctaa
- the cxxc5b gene encoding CXXC-type zinc finger protein 5, with translation MSTAVDIAGPSSPDQAHSSAKIPNEPLRPSLKRSSHPYSLSHYMSTPSPAVDVKSLIQPSPAEQRAAQAGQTKPRRAPSWPDMWESPSGLHLAHAAELLMRAGLLALTPATTEQASLGVTPSSQPAKKEVAEAKGGRGDGRGDGRGDGRGDGRGDGRGDGEGGGSGPEEEEEDSSGCSTDFQPFLGAWFPFSPALFPMAGFQMGGGHWRSAAMGAESMEGMVAEGYSPGSLGGGSGGRRKRKRCGECVPCRRQTNCEQCSSCRNRKRGHQICKYRKCEELKRKPGGPGFESRVSGFDLRGSDFTLGLAQERSNGALDG, from the coding sequence ATGTCCACCGCAGTAGACATCGCTGGCCCTTCCTCCCCAGACCAGGCCCACAGCAGCGCCAAAATCCCCAACGAGCCACTGAGACCCAGCCTGAAGCGCTCCAGCCACCCCTACAGCCTCTCCCATTACATGTCCACCCCTTCCCCTGCCGTGGATGTCAAAAGCCTGATCCAGCCCTCCCCGGCGGAGCAGCGGGCCGCCCAGGCCGGCCAGACCAAGCCTCGCCGGGCCCCCTCCTGGCCCGACATGTGGGAGTCGCCCAGCGGGCTGCACCTGGCCCACGCCGCAGAGCTGCTGATGCGCGCCGGCCTGCTGGCTCTCACCCCCGCCACCACGGAGCAGGCCAGCCTGGGTGTGACGCCCAGCAGCCAGCCCGCCAAGAAGGAGGTGGCCGAGGCCAAGGGAGGAAGGGGAGACGGAAGGGGAGACGGAAGGGGAGACGGAAGGGGAGACGGAAGGGGAGACGGAAGGGGAGACGGAGAGGGAGGCGGGTCGGGGcccgaggaggaggaagaggactcTTCTGGATGTAGCACTGACTTCCAACCCTTCCTCGGTGCTTGGTTTCCCTTCAGCCCCGCTCTGTTCCCCATGGCGGGCTTTCAGATGGGGGGAGGTCACTGGAGGAGCGCGGCCATGGGAGCCGAGAGCATGGAGGGGATGGTGGCCGAGGGCTACTCCCCCGGGTCCCTGGGGGGAGGCAGCGGAGGccggaggaagaggaaaaggTGCGGGGAGTGTGTACCTTGTCGACGTCAGACGAACTGCGAGCAGTGCAGCAGCTGCCGCAATCGCAAGAGAGGACACCAGATCTGTAAATACAGGAAGTGTGAGGAGCTGAAGAGGAAGCCCGGAGGGCCCGGGTTCGAAAGCAGAGTGTCTGGGTTCGATCTAAGGGGCTCCGACTTTACTCTGGGCCTGGCACAGGAGAGGAGCAACGGAGCCTTGGACGGATAG
- the ube2d2 gene encoding ubiquitin-conjugating enzyme E2 D2 — protein sequence MALKRIHKELNDLARDPPAQCSAGPVGDDMFHWQATIMGPNDSPYQSGVFFLTIHFPTDYPFKPPKVAFTTRIYHPNINSNGSICLDILRSQWSPALTISKVLLSICSLLCDPNPDDPLVPEIARIYKTDREKYNKIAREWTQKYAM from the exons ATGGCTCTGAAGAGAATCCACAAG GAGTTGAATGACTTGGCACGGGACCCGCCAGCCCAGTGTTCTGCAGGACCAGTAGGAGATGACA TGTTTCACTGGCAAGCCACAATAATGGGACCG AATGACAGTCCTTACCAGAGTGGGGTTTTCTTCTTGACCATACACTTCCCCACAGACTACCCCTTCAAACCGCCAAAG GTTGCATTTACCACAAGAATCTACCACCCAAATATCAACAGCAACGGCAGCATTTGTCTTGACATTCTGCGATCACAGTGGTCTCCAGCTCTCACCATCTCCAAAG TTCTCCTGTCTATCTGCTCCCTGCTGTGTGACCCGAACCCGGATGACCCCTTAGTACCCGAGATCGCACGCATCTACAAGACGGACAGGGAAAA GTACAACAAAATAGCCCGGGAATGGACACAAAAGTATGCAATGTAG